In Streptomyces sp. NBC_01426, one genomic interval encodes:
- a CDS encoding HNH endonuclease → MPHVLVLNASYEPLGVVPLRRALVLVLENKAVSLEESGAFLHSATRAVPAPSVVRLKRFVRVPYRGPVPLTRRALFARDGGRCMYCGAVATSVDHVIPRSRGGQHAWDNVVAACRRCNHVKADRHLLELGWRLRHQPAPPSGLAWRIIGTGHRDPRWMPYLQPYGADDALDRIGVGVTATAAAS, encoded by the coding sequence GTGCCGCACGTCCTGGTCCTCAACGCGTCGTACGAGCCGCTCGGCGTCGTACCGCTCCGCCGCGCGCTCGTCCTCGTCCTGGAGAACAAAGCAGTCTCCCTGGAGGAATCCGGCGCCTTTCTGCACAGCGCGACGAGAGCCGTCCCCGCTCCCAGCGTGGTCCGGCTCAAGCGCTTCGTGCGGGTCCCCTACCGGGGGCCCGTTCCGCTCACCCGTCGCGCGCTCTTCGCCCGCGACGGCGGTCGCTGCATGTACTGCGGGGCCGTCGCCACCAGCGTCGACCACGTCATCCCGCGCAGTCGGGGTGGGCAGCACGCGTGGGACAACGTCGTCGCCGCGTGTCGACGCTGCAACCACGTGAAGGCGGACCGCCACCTGCTGGAGCTCGGCTGGAGGCTGCGCCACCAGCCCGCACCGCCGTCGGGCCTCGCCTGGCGGATCATCGGCACCGGGCACCGGGACCCGCGGTGGATGCCGTACCTCCAGCCGTACGGGGCCGATGACGCGCTCGATCGGATCGGCGTCGGGGTGACGGCGACGGCCGCCGCGTCCTAG
- a CDS encoding beta-N-acetylglucosaminidase domain-containing protein produces MGGGFAGGADRAGGPYVHLSTPSSGFGGRARGTASWHACRNRADQRSPTQSTAAHSWRIRSRSPIRIDTPTVRMVGSGSFVRAGDDSGRGGSVQLRGKKRATAAAIAVMGTLLGGATASGPQVMSASPSAPDTPDTPPSTPGAGTAAANGAAPASSGVSPGPVLDPGSDTPRTAADGPAVWPRPQSMRADPAHAVPVGTEAVLVAAPDVDPYAAEVVRTTLRGAGVRTLHERAPGDALPAHGLVVRLQGPDALAALRALGAAEAGDLPAGGYRIAVGRVGDRNTVALAGVGDDGLFNAAQTLRQLLPSGTAKAPGVRVRDWPTAPVRGVTEGFYGDPWTREQRLAQLDFMGRTKQNRLLLAPGDDTYRTTRWREDYPPERQAEFRALAERARANRVVLGWAVTPGQSMCLSSAAERAALTRKVDAMWDLGFRAFQLQFQDVSYTEWGCLEDRERYGRGPAAAAKAHAEVANELAAHLAARYPGAPALSLLPTEYFQDGSTGYRSALGGALNARVEVAWTGVGVVPRTITGRELAGARAAFGQHALVTMDNYPVNDWDPGRIFLGPYAGRDPVVAGASAGLMLNAMPQGTLSRIPVFTAADYAWNPRGYRAGESWAAAVRDLAGPDPRARKALAALAGNTASSGLKQEESAYLRPLVEEFWRGRAAGDRAAGERLRAAFTVLREAPSRLPGLTGEAGPWLDRLSEYGTAGELAVDMLRAQARGDGAAAWKASRALAQARAGLAEAGDARVDTAVLDAFLTKATAESDSWTGASRTVGTVSRGSDAWTVRLDGVRPVSAVTVMTDPLAPGTLATLEAHVPGEGWRKVADAGASGWTQADLRGLRADAVRLVWPGASPAVHHVVPWLGDGPAARFELAGGGRADVEIGGAPLRVSADLSALRPGEVRGPLSAAPPRGIAVRVPGEVKAPRGTLVSVPLEVTVAAGTPAGIYSVPMTFAGQSRTLTVRAVPRTGGPDLLRGAKASSSGDETPAFPASAVLDGADTTRWSSPPVDGAWWQAELAAPARIGLLTLRWQDAYPSAFRVQTSADGVTWHAAATVASRGGTDTVHLDAPGARFVRVTCDRRATRFGCSLWSATARAVTP; encoded by the coding sequence ATGGGCGGAGGGTTTGCGGGCGGTGCGGATCGTGCGGGTGGTCCGTACGTTCATCTGAGCACTCCTTCGAGCGGATTCGGTGGACGTGCCCGGGGAACAGCCTCGTGGCACGCGTGTCGGAACAGAGCGGACCAACGCAGCCCTACCCAGTCGACGGCCGCGCATTCCTGGCGAATCCGCTCCAGATCCCCCATCCGCATTGACACCCCCACCGTACGAATGGTGGGCTCTGGCTCGTTCGTACGAGCGGGGGACGACTCGGGACGGGGAGGCTCCGTGCAGCTCAGGGGCAAGAAGCGGGCCACGGCGGCGGCGATCGCCGTCATGGGGACGCTCTTGGGCGGAGCGACGGCCTCCGGGCCCCAGGTGATGTCCGCCTCACCCTCCGCACCCGACACGCCCGACACGCCCCCGTCGACGCCGGGGGCGGGCACCGCCGCGGCGAACGGCGCCGCGCCCGCCTCGTCGGGCGTCTCGCCCGGCCCGGTCCTCGATCCGGGCTCCGACACCCCGCGGACCGCCGCCGACGGACCGGCCGTGTGGCCGCGCCCGCAGTCGATGAGGGCCGATCCGGCGCACGCGGTGCCGGTGGGCACCGAGGCCGTGCTGGTGGCGGCGCCCGACGTCGACCCGTACGCCGCCGAGGTCGTCCGGACCACCCTGCGCGGGGCCGGCGTACGAACCCTGCACGAACGGGCCCCCGGGGACGCGCTGCCCGCACACGGCCTCGTCGTACGCCTCCAGGGCCCCGACGCCCTCGCGGCCTTGCGCGCGCTGGGCGCGGCCGAGGCGGGGGACCTGCCGGCCGGGGGCTACCGCATCGCGGTGGGCAGGGTCGGCGACCGGAACACCGTCGCGCTGGCCGGCGTGGGGGACGACGGCCTCTTCAACGCGGCGCAGACCCTGCGCCAACTCCTCCCGTCGGGCACCGCGAAGGCCCCCGGGGTGCGCGTACGGGACTGGCCGACGGCTCCCGTGCGCGGTGTCACCGAGGGGTTCTACGGGGATCCCTGGACCCGGGAGCAACGGCTCGCCCAACTCGACTTCATGGGGCGCACCAAGCAGAACCGGCTGTTGCTGGCGCCCGGCGACGACACCTACCGCACCACGCGGTGGCGCGAGGACTACCCGCCCGAGCGGCAGGCCGAGTTCCGGGCCCTCGCCGAGCGGGCGCGCGCCAACCGGGTGGTGCTCGGCTGGGCGGTGACCCCCGGCCAGTCGATGTGCCTGTCCTCGGCGGCCGAGCGGGCGGCGCTCACCCGCAAGGTGGACGCGATGTGGGACCTGGGCTTCCGGGCGTTCCAGCTCCAGTTCCAGGACGTCAGCTACACGGAGTGGGGCTGCCTGGAGGACCGCGAGCGGTACGGGAGGGGCCCGGCCGCCGCCGCGAAGGCGCACGCCGAGGTCGCCAACGAGCTGGCCGCGCACCTCGCCGCCCGCTATCCGGGGGCGCCCGCGCTGTCGCTGCTGCCGACCGAGTACTTCCAGGACGGCTCCACCGGCTACCGGAGCGCGCTCGGCGGCGCGTTGAACGCGCGCGTGGAGGTCGCGTGGACCGGCGTCGGGGTGGTGCCCCGCACCATCACCGGCAGGGAACTGGCCGGGGCCCGGGCGGCCTTCGGGCAGCACGCGCTGGTCACCATGGACAACTACCCGGTCAACGACTGGGATCCGGGCCGGATCTTCCTCGGCCCGTACGCGGGCCGGGATCCGGTGGTGGCCGGCGCCTCGGCGGGGCTGATGCTCAACGCGATGCCGCAGGGCACCCTGTCGCGGATCCCGGTGTTCACGGCGGCGGACTACGCGTGGAACCCGCGCGGCTACCGGGCGGGCGAATCGTGGGCGGCGGCGGTACGCGATCTCGCGGGCCCGGACCCCCGGGCCCGCAAGGCGCTGGCCGCCCTCGCCGGGAACACCGCCTCGTCGGGGCTCAAGCAGGAGGAGTCCGCGTACCTGAGGCCGCTCGTCGAGGAGTTCTGGCGGGGCCGCGCCGCGGGCGACCGGGCGGCCGGCGAACGGCTGCGCGCGGCCTTCACCGTGCTGCGGGAGGCCCCCTCCCGGCTGCCCGGCCTCACCGGCGAGGCCGGACCGTGGCTGGACCGGCTGTCGGAGTACGGAACCGCCGGCGAACTGGCCGTGGACATGCTCCGGGCCCAGGCCCGGGGGGACGGGGCGGCGGCCTGGAAGGCCTCGCGCGCCCTCGCGCAGGCCCGCGCCGGGCTCGCGGAGGCCGGCGACGCCCGGGTGGACACGGCCGTACTGGACGCCTTCCTCACGAAGGCGACCGCCGAGTCGGACAGTTGGACGGGCGCGTCGCGGACCGTCGGAACGGTGTCGCGGGGCTCCGACGCGTGGACCGTCCGGCTGGACGGCGTACGCCCCGTGTCGGCGGTCACCGTCATGACGGACCCGCTCGCGCCCGGGACGCTCGCGACGCTGGAGGCCCACGTACCGGGCGAGGGCTGGCGCAAGGTCGCCGACGCGGGCGCCTCGGGGTGGACCCAGGCCGACCTGCGCGGTCTGCGGGCGGACGCCGTACGGCTGGTCTGGCCCGGGGCCTCCCCCGCCGTGCACCACGTGGTGCCCTGGCTCGGGGACGGGCCCGCCGCCCGCTTCGAGCTGGCCGGTGGCGGGCGGGCTGACGTGGAGATAGGCGGCGCCCCGCTGCGGGTGTCCGCGGACCTGTCCGCCCTGCGGCCCGGCGAGGTCCGCGGCCCGCTGTCGGCGGCCCCGCCGCGGGGGATCGCGGTCCGCGTCCCGGGCGAGGTGAAGGCGCCCCGGGGCACCCTGGTCAGCGTTCCGCTGGAGGTCACCGTCGCGGCCGGCACCCCGGCGGGGATCTACTCCGTCCCGATGACGTTCGCCGGTCAGTCGCGCACCCTGACGGTCCGTGCGGTGCCCCGCACGGGCGGCCCGGACCTGCTGCGGGGCGCGAAGGCCTCCTCGTCCGGCGACGAGACCCCGGCCTTCCCCGCCTCGGCGGTGCTGGACGGCGCCGACACCACCCGGTGGTCGTCCCCGCCGGTGGACGGGGCCTGGTGGCAGGCCGAACTGGCGGCCCCCGCCCGGATCGGCCTGTTGACGCTGCGCTGGCAGGACGCGTACCCGTCCGCCTTCCGGGTCCAGACCTCCGCGGACGGGGTCACCTGGCACGCGGCGGCGACGGTCGCCTCCCGGGGCGGCACGGACACCGTCCACCTGGACGCGCCGGGGGCCCGGTTCGTCCGCGTCACGTGCGACAGGCGCGCGACGCGCTTCGGCTGCAGCCTCTGGTCGGCCACGGCCCGAGCGGTAACCCCCTGA
- a CDS encoding mechanosensitive ion channel family protein codes for MPSPATLLPLAATTDDAAESVTNAADFIEQNWADWLAMGLRIVFILVIAFALRSVIRKSLTKLISRMNRGAAAVEGTTLGGLLVNAERRRQRSEAIGSVLRSVASFLILGTAVLMVLAELKIDLAPLLASAGVAGVAIGFGARNLVTDFLSGVFMILEDQYGVGDKIDAGVASGEVIEVGLRVTKLRGDNGEIWYVRNGEIKRIGNLSQGWATAGVDVQVKPTERLSRLREVVQEVADAMAKESPWDERLWGPVEVLGLDEVLLASMTVKVSAKTMPGQQFAVERELRWRIKEAFDAAGIRIIGGLPDAEEAEEAADPSASVAAPSAMSNPTSPQALATTPIPGPSAPGNPRITK; via the coding sequence GTGCCCTCGCCCGCCACCCTGCTACCGCTGGCAGCGACCACCGACGACGCCGCGGAGAGCGTCACGAACGCCGCGGACTTCATCGAGCAGAACTGGGCCGATTGGCTGGCCATGGGGCTGCGGATCGTCTTCATCCTGGTGATCGCGTTCGCGCTCCGCTCGGTGATCCGCAAGTCGCTGACCAAGCTCATATCCCGGATGAACCGGGGTGCGGCGGCCGTCGAGGGGACGACGCTGGGCGGGTTGCTGGTCAACGCGGAGCGCCGGCGTCAGCGGTCCGAGGCGATCGGTTCGGTGCTGCGGTCGGTGGCCTCGTTCCTGATCCTCGGCACGGCGGTGCTGATGGTGCTCGCCGAGCTGAAGATCGATCTCGCGCCGCTGCTGGCGAGTGCCGGTGTGGCCGGTGTGGCGATCGGTTTCGGCGCGCGGAACCTGGTGACGGACTTCCTGTCCGGCGTGTTCATGATCCTCGAGGACCAGTACGGCGTCGGCGACAAGATCGACGCGGGGGTGGCCTCCGGTGAGGTCATCGAGGTCGGGCTGCGCGTGACGAAGCTGCGCGGGGACAACGGCGAGATCTGGTACGTCCGCAACGGCGAGATCAAGCGGATCGGCAACCTCAGCCAGGGCTGGGCCACGGCGGGCGTCGACGTGCAGGTCAAGCCGACCGAGCGGCTCTCCCGCCTGCGCGAGGTGGTCCAGGAGGTCGCGGACGCCATGGCGAAGGAGTCCCCGTGGGACGAGCGTCTGTGGGGTCCGGTGGAGGTACTGGGTCTGGACGAGGTGCTGCTGGCCTCGATGACGGTGAAGGTGTCGGCGAAGACGATGCCGGGGCAGCAGTTCGCCGTGGAGCGCGAGCTGCGCTGGCGGATCAAGGAGGCCTTCGACGCGGCGGGCATCCGGATCATCGGCGGGCTGCCGGACGCGGAGGAGGCCGAGGAGGCCGCCGACCCGTCGGCCTCCGTGGCGGCGCCGTCGGCGATGTCGAACCCGACGTCCCCGCAGGCTCTGGCCACCACGCCGATCCCCGGACCGAGCGCGCCCGGCAACCCCCGGATCACCAAGTAG
- a CDS encoding ROK family transcriptional regulator, which yields MPAATPGTPSLLRAMNDRAALELLLTHGPLSRTRIGRLTGLSKPTASQLLARLEEAELVVATGTDGGRPGPSAQLYTLNARAAHVGGLDVTPERVVAAVADLAGTVVGSFELPYAEGTGAVDQVTEALGEAVKAAGLQRSDLHRLVIATPGAFDPQTGRLRYASHLPGWHSPTLLDELAAALPMPVEYENDVNLAAVAEQRLGAARGHEDFVLLWNEEGLGAALVLGGRLHRGWTGGAGEVGFLPVPGHPLVRQVARANTGGYQELAGVQVLPRLAAELGIDVPTGPEVAVGVALLERAAAEPEGAHLGFLRSYATVLATGLASLVSVLDPEIVVLSGALIGAGGAPLHALLETELAELAPSRPRLVAGEVRERPVLRGALESALATTRDEVFDTSRRPLHQPPR from the coding sequence ATGCCCGCCGCCACCCCCGGAACGCCCAGCCTGTTGCGCGCCATGAACGACCGTGCCGCCCTGGAGCTGCTGCTGACGCACGGCCCCCTGTCGCGGACCCGGATCGGCCGGCTGACCGGACTGTCCAAGCCGACCGCCTCCCAACTGCTGGCCCGGCTGGAGGAGGCCGAACTGGTCGTGGCCACCGGCACCGACGGCGGCCGCCCCGGTCCGAGCGCCCAGTTGTACACGCTCAACGCCCGGGCCGCGCACGTCGGCGGGCTGGACGTCACCCCCGAGCGGGTCGTCGCGGCCGTGGCCGATCTGGCCGGCACGGTGGTCGGCAGCTTCGAACTCCCCTACGCCGAGGGCACGGGCGCCGTCGACCAGGTCACCGAGGCGCTCGGCGAGGCCGTCAAGGCCGCCGGGCTCCAGCGCTCCGACCTGCACCGCCTCGTCATCGCCACCCCGGGCGCGTTCGACCCGCAGACCGGCCGGCTGCGGTACGCCAGCCACCTCCCCGGCTGGCACTCCCCCACCCTCCTCGACGAGCTGGCGGCGGCGCTGCCGATGCCCGTCGAGTACGAGAACGACGTGAACCTGGCCGCCGTCGCCGAACAGCGGCTCGGCGCCGCCCGCGGCCACGAGGACTTCGTCCTGCTGTGGAACGAGGAGGGTCTGGGCGCCGCCCTGGTGCTCGGCGGCCGGCTGCACCGCGGCTGGACGGGCGGCGCGGGCGAGGTCGGCTTCCTCCCCGTGCCCGGACACCCCCTGGTCCGGCAGGTCGCCCGCGCCAACACCGGCGGCTACCAGGAACTGGCGGGCGTACAGGTGCTGCCCCGGCTCGCCGCCGAGCTGGGCATCGACGTCCCGACCGGCCCGGAGGTCGCCGTCGGCGTCGCGCTGCTGGAGCGGGCCGCCGCCGAGCCCGAGGGCGCGCACCTGGGCTTCCTCCGCTCGTACGCCACCGTCCTCGCGACGGGTCTGGCCTCGCTGGTCTCCGTGCTCGACCCGGAGATCGTGGTCCTGTCGGGGGCCCTGATCGGTGCGGGCGGCGCACCGCTGCACGCCCTGCTGGAGACCGAACTCGCCGAGCTGGCCCCCTCCCGCCCCCGCCTGGTCGCCGGCGAGGTGCGCGAGCGGCCCGTCCTGCGGGGCGCGTTGGAGAGCGCCCTGGCCACGACCCGCGACGAGGTCTTCGACACCTCCCGCCGGCCCCTGCACCAGCCCCCGCGCTGA